A genomic stretch from Cloacibacterium caeni includes:
- the hemE gene encoding uroporphyrinogen decarboxylase: protein MIKNDLYLRALRGETVERPPVWMMRQAGRYLPEFIALRDQYDFFTRCQTPELAAEITVQPIRRFPLDAAILFSDILVVPQAMGIDFKMKESVGPWLDTPIRSLEQVQNLQVEGAEENLKYVYDAIDITLQKLENEIPLIGFAGSPWTLLCYCVEGKGSKSFDIAKSFCFTQPEAAHLLLQKITDVTIAYLKRKVQSGVSAVQIFDSWGGMLSPEDYQEFSWKYINQIVEALAPEAHVVVFAKGCWYALEEMTKSKVSALGVDWTITPELARKFTNNSITLQGNFDPARLHSSPEVIRKMVHEMIDRFGKDKYIANLGHGILPNIPLENAEAFIRAVVEWKS, encoded by the coding sequence ATGATAAAAAACGACCTATATTTAAGAGCATTACGAGGCGAAACTGTAGAAAGACCACCGGTTTGGATGATGAGACAAGCAGGAAGATATTTGCCAGAATTTATCGCGCTACGTGATCAGTACGATTTTTTCACTCGTTGTCAAACTCCAGAATTGGCAGCAGAAATTACTGTTCAACCGATTAGAAGATTTCCGCTAGATGCAGCGATTTTATTTTCTGATATTTTGGTAGTTCCACAAGCGATGGGAATTGATTTCAAAATGAAAGAATCAGTTGGACCATGGCTAGATACACCAATTAGAAGCTTAGAACAAGTACAAAATCTGCAAGTAGAAGGAGCAGAAGAAAATCTGAAATATGTTTATGATGCGATTGACATCACTTTACAGAAATTAGAAAACGAAATTCCTTTGATTGGTTTTGCTGGTTCACCTTGGACTTTGCTTTGCTATTGTGTTGAAGGAAAAGGCTCTAAATCTTTTGACATTGCGAAGTCATTTTGCTTTACTCAACCAGAAGCAGCGCATTTGCTTTTACAAAAAATTACAGACGTAACCATCGCTTATTTAAAGAGAAAAGTACAAAGCGGAGTTTCTGCGGTGCAAATTTTTGATTCTTGGGGCGGAATGCTTTCTCCTGAAGATTATCAAGAGTTTTCTTGGAAATACATTAACCAAATTGTAGAAGCTTTAGCTCCAGAAGCTCACGTTGTAGTTTTTGCGAAAGGTTGTTGGTATGCTTTAGAAGAAATGACGAAATCTAAAGTTTCTGCTTTGGGTGTAGACTGGACGATTACTCCAGAATTGGCAAGAAAATTTACCAATAATTCTATCACTCTTCAAGGAAATTTTGATCCTGCAAGATTACATTCTTCTCCTGAAGTGATTAGAAAAATGGTTCATGAAATGATTGATAGATTTGGTAAAGACAAATACATTGCTAATCTTGGTCACGGAATTTTACCAAATATTCCTTTAGAAAATGCCGAAGCTTTTATTAGAGCGGTGGTAGAATGGAAGAGTTAA
- a CDS encoding nitroreductase family protein: MELLDKLKWRYAAKAMNGEKVSDEKVERILEAARLAPTSSGLQPFEIFVVSNQEVKNQLKEAASNQPQVADASHVLVFAAWDTYTAERINYMFDLTNEVRGFTNDGWENYRQFLLNAYVPKSAEENFVHTAKQAYIAFGAAIIAAAFEGVDATPMEGFSPEKVDEILGLREKGLRSVLLLPLGYRDTEKDWLEKLEKVRKPKDKFITEVK; encoded by the coding sequence ATGGAATTATTAGATAAATTAAAGTGGAGATACGCTGCAAAAGCGATGAACGGAGAAAAAGTAAGCGATGAAAAAGTAGAAAGAATTTTAGAAGCAGCTCGTCTTGCTCCTACTTCTAGCGGTTTACAGCCTTTCGAAATTTTCGTGGTGTCTAATCAAGAGGTTAAAAATCAATTGAAAGAAGCAGCAAGTAATCAACCGCAAGTTGCAGATGCTTCTCATGTTTTGGTTTTCGCAGCTTGGGATACTTACACTGCAGAAAGAATCAACTACATGTTTGATTTAACGAACGAAGTAAGAGGTTTTACTAATGATGGTTGGGAAAACTACAGACAATTTTTATTGAACGCTTACGTTCCTAAATCTGCTGAAGAAAACTTCGTACACACTGCAAAACAAGCGTACATTGCTTTCGGTGCTGCAATTATTGCAGCTGCTTTCGAAGGTGTAGACGCTACACCAATGGAAGGTTTCAGCCCAGAAAAAGTAGACGAAATTCTTGGTTTAAGAGAAAAAGGATTAAGAAGTGTTTTACTTTTACCTCTTGGTTACAGAGACACTGAAAAAGACTGGTTAGAAAAACTTGAAAAAGTAAGAAAACCAAAAGATAAATTTATCACAGAAGTGAAATAA
- a CDS encoding GH3 auxin-responsive promoter family protein: MATKALFNMAVNWFIRQRIDQIQNFMKHPIETQNGVLFSQLFHAEETEYGKKFGFKDISSYRDFQQQVPIVNYEEFEPYIEKARQGQKDISWPGVIRQFAKSSGTTNAKSKFIPISDESLEDCHYKAGKDLISIYANNHPDNELFLNKNLRLGGSAELYESFNTKFGDLSAILIENLPFWVEITTVPSKKTSLMSEWETKLKAIVSEVKNQDVGSLTGVPSWMMVLLQRILTETGKGNISEIFPNLEVFFHGGISFKPYREQYKKIIGKDINYYEIYNASEGFFGIQDRSSSDEMLLMLDYGIFYEFIPMDKFDRNNLQAIPLGEVELGKNYAVVITTNGGLWRYLIGDTVKFTSLSPHRIQISGRTKHYINAFGEELMIDNVETALKKACDATEAHVLDYTGAPVFMSEGKSGAHEWLIEFAKHPNNFEAFSKIFDDTLKSINSDYEAKRYLNMTLNPPIIHMAKEKLFYQWMESRGKLGGQNKVPRLSNDREYIDPLLELNKN, from the coding sequence ATGGCAACAAAAGCTCTCTTCAATATGGCTGTAAATTGGTTTATTCGACAAAGAATAGACCAAATTCAGAATTTCATGAAACATCCTATTGAAACTCAAAACGGAGTTTTGTTTTCTCAGCTTTTTCATGCAGAAGAAACAGAATACGGCAAAAAATTCGGTTTCAAAGACATTTCTTCTTACCGAGATTTTCAGCAACAAGTTCCTATCGTAAACTATGAAGAATTCGAGCCTTACATAGAAAAAGCAAGACAAGGTCAAAAAGATATTTCTTGGCCAGGAGTTATTCGCCAGTTTGCTAAATCTTCTGGAACAACTAATGCAAAAAGCAAATTCATTCCTATTTCAGACGAAAGTTTAGAAGATTGTCATTACAAAGCAGGAAAGGATTTAATTTCCATTTATGCAAACAATCATCCTGATAATGAATTATTTCTCAATAAAAATTTAAGATTAGGCGGAAGTGCAGAATTGTACGAAAGCTTCAATACTAAGTTCGGAGACTTGTCTGCTATTTTGATAGAAAATCTTCCTTTTTGGGTAGAAATTACCACGGTTCCCAGCAAAAAAACTTCCCTGATGTCAGAATGGGAAACCAAACTGAAAGCCATCGTTTCAGAAGTTAAAAACCAAGACGTAGGAAGTTTAACCGGCGTTCCAAGTTGGATGATGGTTTTACTTCAAAGAATTTTAACCGAAACAGGAAAAGGCAATATTTCTGAAATTTTCCCAAATTTAGAAGTATTTTTCCACGGTGGAATCAGTTTTAAGCCTTACAGAGAACAGTATAAAAAAATCATCGGCAAAGACATCAATTACTACGAAATTTACAATGCTTCTGAAGGTTTCTTCGGGATTCAAGACAGAAGTAGCAGTGATGAAATGCTTCTGATGCTCGATTACGGAATTTTCTACGAATTTATTCCGATGGATAAATTTGACCGAAATAATCTTCAGGCTATTCCGCTAGGAGAAGTAGAACTCGGCAAAAATTATGCTGTGGTTATTACTACCAATGGTGGACTTTGGCGTTATTTAATCGGCGATACGGTAAAATTTACTTCCCTTTCTCCGCATAGAATTCAGATTTCCGGCAGAACCAAACATTATATCAATGCTTTTGGCGAAGAATTAATGATAGATAATGTAGAAACCGCGCTAAAAAAAGCATGTGATGCAACAGAAGCTCACGTTTTAGATTACACTGGAGCGCCTGTTTTTATGAGCGAAGGAAAATCTGGAGCGCATGAATGGTTGATTGAATTTGCCAAACATCCTAATAATTTCGAAGCGTTTTCTAAAATTTTTGATGACACTTTAAAATCTATCAATTCAGATTACGAAGCGAAACGTTACCTCAATATGACACTGAATCCGCCAATTATTCACATGGCAAAAGAAAAACTTTTCTATCAATGGATGGAATCTAGAGGAAAACTGGGCGGACAAAACAAAGTGCCACGATTGAGCAACGACAGAGAATACATCGATCCACTTTTGGAGTTGAATAAAAACTAA
- a CDS encoding BrxA/BrxB family bacilliredoxin, with amino-acid sequence MYPADLVMPMKAELTDKGFQDLTSAEQVNDALKQPGTTLVMVNSVCGCAAGAARPGVIYSLTGDKKPDHLTTVFAGFDTEAVAEARKHFAPFPPSSPCVALFKDGELVHMLERHHIEGNPAGAIAANLQAAYEEFC; translated from the coding sequence ATGTATCCAGCAGATTTAGTAATGCCAATGAAGGCAGAACTCACAGATAAAGGTTTCCAAGACCTTACCTCAGCAGAACAAGTAAATGATGCACTTAAACAACCGGGAACTACCCTAGTTATGGTAAATTCGGTTTGTGGTTGCGCAGCAGGAGCAGCAAGACCAGGCGTTATTTATTCTTTAACTGGTGATAAAAAACCAGACCATTTGACTACTGTTTTTGCAGGTTTTGACACAGAAGCGGTAGCAGAAGCTAGAAAGCATTTTGCACCATTCCCTCCAAGTTCACCGTGCGTTGCACTTTTCAAAGATGGAGAATTGGTTCACATGCTAGAAAGACACCACATCGAAGGAAATCCTGCAGGTGCAATTGCGGCAAATTTACAAGCAGCTTACGAAGAATTTTGCTAA
- a CDS encoding GatB/YqeY domain-containing protein, translating to MSLELTINEAIKTAMREKDKVALDSLRAVKSQILLLKTEAKGADVSAEQEIAILQRMIKQRKDSYEQFVAQNRNDLAEVEMAQMKVIEQFLPAQLSAEELEAEIKKIIAEVGAESLKDLGKVMGTASKALAGKSDGKSISEMVKKLLS from the coding sequence ATGAGTTTAGAACTTACCATAAACGAAGCGATTAAAACCGCAATGAGAGAAAAAGACAAAGTAGCTCTTGACTCTCTGAGAGCCGTAAAATCTCAAATTCTCTTGCTTAAAACTGAAGCAAAAGGAGCTGATGTTTCTGCAGAACAAGAAATTGCCATTCTCCAAAGAATGATTAAGCAAAGAAAAGATTCTTACGAACAATTTGTTGCTCAAAATAGAAATGATTTGGCTGAAGTGGAAATGGCACAAATGAAAGTGATTGAACAATTTTTACCTGCTCAACTTTCTGCGGAAGAATTAGAAGCAGAAATTAAAAAAATCATTGCCGAAGTAGGCGCAGAATCTCTAAAAGACTTAGGAAAAGTTATGGGAACTGCTTCTAAAGCTTTGGCAGGAAAATCAGATGGAAAATCCATCTCTGAAATGGTGAAAAAACTATTATCATAA
- the ftsZ gene encoding cell division protein FtsZ, whose product MENTLNTGFSFDLPKGNSSIIKVIGVGGGGNNALKHMYEKGIHGVDFIICNTDAQTLDNNPISTKVQLGAAITEGLGAGADPEVGEKSALESIDEIKAVLGHNTKMVFITAGMGGGTGTGAAPVIAKIAKEMGILTIGIVTVPFSFEGKRRLEQAENGLEKLRNNVDSLIVINNDKLRQQFGNLGFKSGFAKADEVLANAAKGMAEVITGYFDVNIDFRDARSVLQNSGTALMSTGTASGENKAEEAVKKALDSPLLNDNKITGAKNVLLLIRSGNEEATMDEIGLINDHIQREAGNTADIIFGVGTDAELGDSISVLVIATGFAADDQKYAGPTEKIRYTLEDSPSTPKVKRESPFGKTSSEKSQENPMQNSSKSMFFLDDSNENSTPDFPSNSVNQFAETQAAVMEERIEELRFFEDESLSIESSHQTFEVEEQENNVLELFSFDDEDVLESQSFTFETEEKKTTIIEETQFNAAQEVQNVKLSVEETKEEISFIVEEKTVETYRPKAETKTLVEEKPIEFTFKIAEEIEEVKTVFENQTEEKITFTETKIEEEFKFIEKNTATEKVQARRDKLKEFNSRYQTIENENEFENIPAFRRKNINIGHENASQQQISSFLSENNGRVQIRENKFLNKDVD is encoded by the coding sequence ATGGAAAATACATTAAATACAGGGTTTTCATTCGATTTACCAAAAGGAAATTCATCTATCATAAAAGTAATTGGTGTAGGTGGTGGAGGTAACAATGCGTTGAAACACATGTACGAGAAAGGAATTCATGGAGTAGATTTTATCATTTGTAACACCGATGCACAAACACTAGATAATAACCCAATTTCTACAAAAGTTCAGTTAGGAGCTGCCATTACAGAAGGTTTAGGAGCTGGAGCAGACCCAGAAGTTGGAGAAAAATCTGCCTTAGAAAGTATTGATGAAATCAAAGCTGTTCTAGGCCATAATACCAAAATGGTTTTCATAACCGCAGGAATGGGTGGCGGAACCGGAACTGGTGCGGCTCCTGTTATTGCAAAAATTGCCAAAGAAATGGGAATTTTAACCATTGGTATTGTTACCGTTCCTTTTAGTTTTGAAGGGAAAAGAAGACTAGAACAAGCCGAAAATGGTTTAGAAAAACTTCGCAATAATGTAGATTCCTTAATTGTTATTAATAACGATAAACTTCGTCAGCAATTTGGTAACCTAGGCTTCAAATCTGGTTTTGCTAAGGCAGATGAAGTGTTAGCCAATGCTGCTAAAGGTATGGCAGAAGTAATTACTGGTTATTTCGATGTAAATATAGACTTCCGTGATGCGCGTTCAGTTTTACAAAATTCAGGAACTGCTCTCATGTCTACAGGAACCGCTTCTGGCGAAAACAAAGCTGAAGAAGCCGTGAAAAAAGCACTCGATTCTCCATTATTAAATGATAATAAAATCACAGGAGCTAAAAACGTTCTTCTCCTTATCAGAAGTGGAAACGAAGAAGCTACTATGGATGAAATCGGCTTAATTAATGACCACATTCAGCGCGAAGCAGGAAACACTGCAGATATTATTTTCGGTGTAGGAACAGATGCAGAATTGGGAGATTCTATCAGTGTATTGGTTATTGCCACTGGTTTTGCAGCAGATGATCAAAAATATGCTGGTCCTACCGAAAAAATTAGATATACATTAGAAGACAGTCCTTCTACACCAAAAGTGAAGAGAGAATCTCCATTTGGGAAAACTTCTTCTGAAAAATCTCAAGAAAATCCAATGCAAAACTCATCAAAAAGCATGTTTTTCTTAGATGATTCTAATGAGAACAGCACTCCAGATTTTCCTAGCAATTCTGTAAATCAATTTGCAGAAACACAAGCGGCAGTAATGGAAGAAAGAATTGAAGAACTTAGATTTTTTGAAGACGAAAGTTTAAGCATCGAAAGCAGTCATCAAACTTTTGAAGTAGAAGAACAGGAAAATAATGTTTTAGAATTATTTTCATTTGATGATGAAGACGTTTTAGAATCTCAATCTTTCACTTTTGAAACAGAAGAAAAGAAAACCACAATCATTGAAGAAACTCAGTTTAATGCTGCACAAGAAGTACAAAATGTGAAACTTTCCGTAGAAGAGACCAAAGAAGAAATTTCTTTCATTGTAGAGGAAAAAACTGTTGAAACTTATAGACCAAAAGCAGAAACGAAAACTTTAGTTGAAGAAAAACCAATTGAGTTCACTTTCAAGATTGCAGAAGAAATAGAAGAAGTAAAAACCGTTTTTGAAAATCAAACTGAAGAAAAAATCACTTTTACAGAAACTAAAATTGAAGAGGAATTTAAATTTATCGAAAAAAACACTGCTACAGAAAAAGTTCAGGCAAGAAGAGATAAATTGAAAGAGTTCAACTCTCGTTATCAGACAATAGAAAACGAAAATGAATTTGAAAATATTCCTGCTTTCAGAAGAAAAAACATCAATATAGGTCACGAAAATGCTTCTCAACAGCAAATTTCTAGTTTCCTTTCTGAAAACAATGGAAGAGTACAAATCAGAGAGAACAAGTTTTTAAACAAAGACGTAGATTAA